Proteins from a single region of Chryseobacterium sp. W4I1:
- a CDS encoding decaprenyl-phosphate phosphoribosyltransferase codes for MKKYLKLLRVEQWVKNLFVFVPLFFSGNITNLDLLTKSIFAFIIFSFAASAVYILNDYNDIEADSKHPEKRRRPLASGAISKSTAIAILAGLIIADVALVFFAQLYFHEFLWKFGAIIAMYFVMNIAYTLKLKHVPIIDIFIIATGFVLRVLAGGYITGINISQWAILLTFVLALVLAIGKRRGELINAQVSGKTRKALDGYNVQFADIALSISVTLAIVCYLMFTLSPEVQGRFHERVFYTVIFVVFAFLRYLQQTLVYNRTESPTKIVYRDRYIQVTLVLWVATFLIQIYFKK; via the coding sequence ATGAAGAAATATCTTAAACTCCTCCGGGTGGAACAATGGGTGAAAAACCTGTTTGTTTTTGTCCCTCTGTTTTTTTCAGGAAACATTACAAATTTAGACCTACTTACCAAAAGCATCTTTGCGTTTATTATTTTTTCGTTCGCAGCAAGCGCTGTATATATCCTGAATGATTATAATGATATAGAAGCAGACAGCAAGCACCCCGAAAAAAGAAGAAGACCTCTGGCAAGTGGAGCCATCTCAAAATCCACGGCAATAGCAATTCTTGCAGGACTTATTATCGCAGATGTAGCACTTGTATTTTTTGCGCAGCTTTATTTCCATGAGTTTTTGTGGAAGTTTGGGGCGATCATCGCGATGTATTTTGTAATGAATATCGCTTATACGTTGAAATTGAAACATGTTCCCATCATTGATATTTTCATTATTGCCACAGGATTTGTACTTCGAGTACTTGCAGGCGGTTATATTACAGGCATCAATATTTCCCAATGGGCCATCTTGCTGACTTTTGTACTGGCACTTGTTCTTGCGATCGGGAAAAGAAGAGGAGAACTTATTAATGCGCAGGTTTCCGGGAAAACAAGAAAAGCTTTAGACGGATATAATGTACAGTTTGCAGATATTGCACTTTCCATTTCCGTTACCCTGGCGATCGTCTGTTATCTCATGTTTACCCTTTCACCTGAAGTTCAGGGAAGGTTCCATGAACGGGTGTTTTATACCGTCATATTTGTAGTTTTCGCTTTTCTGAGATACCTGCAGCAAACGCTGGTCTACAACAGAACGGAATCTCCCACAAAAATTGTCTACAGAGACCGGTATATTCAGGTAACCTTAGTACTTTGGGTGGCCACATTTTTAATCCAGATTTACTTTAAGAAATGA
- a CDS encoding HAD family hydrolase, with product MKKLYCFDFDGTLTYKDTMFMYLKFYDSTKFRIQFLRHVPLFILLKMKLAETEKVKKSFIGSILKGQTQEKIELKSKQFFEHHYPKIVRENALDFIKNIDRDNTQSLLVTASLDIWVKPFAEELKMELVSTRAEFKNGIFTGNFIGKNCNGKEKLLRIKAEISDTKYDKIIAFGDTSGDRQMLKWANEGHYQFFH from the coding sequence ATGAAAAAATTGTATTGTTTTGATTTTGACGGAACCCTGACGTATAAGGATACTATGTTTATGTATCTTAAATTCTACGATTCTACCAAATTCCGGATACAATTTTTAAGACATGTTCCTCTTTTCATTCTCCTGAAAATGAAGCTTGCTGAAACCGAAAAAGTGAAGAAAAGCTTCATCGGATCTATTCTTAAAGGACAAACGCAGGAAAAAATAGAATTGAAGTCCAAACAGTTTTTTGAACATCATTATCCCAAAATAGTACGGGAAAATGCCTTAGACTTTATTAAAAATATCGATAGAGATAATACACAGAGTTTATTGGTTACCGCTTCCTTAGACATCTGGGTAAAACCATTCGCTGAAGAGCTTAAAATGGAGCTGGTATCTACCCGTGCAGAGTTTAAAAACGGCATTTTTACAGGAAATTTCATTGGTAAAAACTGTAACGGAAAAGAAAAACTTCTAAGGATAAAGGCGGAAATAAGTGATACTAAATATGACAAAATAATTGCTTTCGGGGATACTTCCGGTGACCGCCAGATGCTTAAATGGGCAAATGAAGGTCATTACCAATTTTTTCACTAA
- a CDS encoding S8 family serine peptidase: MKKVLLAAVFLAGFSFSYAQESQAKSIDPKEDKDLMTWYHKDFSATKVYGINTANAYKYLESKGLKPKTVVVGVLDSGVQIDHPGLVKNIWSNPNEVPGNGKDDDGNGYIDDVHGWNFIGGKNGDIDIDNMEVTRVVAKYKPVFEGDDSTKNKANQAKMPEEFAMYMKAKDLFGKKSIEAKQNLQTYTMINSLIPNMIKLLGGKPVTEETLAAIKAPTDQKDAIALQVLGQVSQSPEFKGKSSAEFEKLMKEQMKEAIDHYAPAAKQYDLSYDPRKEIVGDNYDDYSEKSYGNNHYEGADAEHGTHVAGIIAGLPQGKEIQYGVASKVAKIMSVRTVPNGDERDKDVANAIRYAVDNGAKILNMSFGKPVSPGKNVVWDAFKYAEDKGVLLVKAAGNENEDVAEHLAFPTNFKNTTDEKPFVNNVLVVGASTNRNNQLRADFSNFNKKMVNVFAPGEEIYSTVPKNEYKYLQGTSMASPVVAGAAAVLLAYMPNLKPDQIIEALVKSSNPSAENKFPEFSQAGGVIDLQKAAEYAYTNFYNGNKTSANKKPAKSIKKAVKK; this comes from the coding sequence ATGAAAAAGGTATTATTAGCTGCTGTTTTTCTGGCAGGCTTTAGTTTCTCTTATGCACAGGAATCCCAGGCAAAGAGTATTGATCCAAAGGAAGATAAAGATCTGATGACTTGGTATCATAAAGACTTTTCAGCAACAAAAGTATATGGAATAAATACGGCAAATGCATATAAATATTTAGAATCTAAAGGTCTTAAGCCTAAAACGGTTGTAGTAGGAGTTTTAGACAGTGGTGTTCAGATTGATCACCCAGGTCTTGTGAAAAATATATGGTCCAATCCAAATGAAGTTCCCGGAAATGGAAAAGATGATGATGGAAACGGATATATTGATGATGTACACGGTTGGAACTTTATAGGCGGTAAAAATGGCGACATTGATATCGATAATATGGAAGTGACAAGAGTTGTTGCTAAGTATAAGCCTGTTTTCGAAGGAGATGACTCTACAAAAAACAAGGCGAATCAGGCTAAGATGCCGGAAGAGTTTGCCATGTACATGAAAGCTAAAGACCTTTTCGGCAAGAAAAGTATTGAAGCAAAGCAAAACCTACAGACTTACACAATGATCAACAGTCTCATTCCTAATATGATAAAACTCTTAGGAGGAAAGCCTGTTACTGAAGAAACTTTAGCTGCCATAAAAGCCCCTACAGATCAAAAAGATGCCATTGCGCTTCAGGTTTTAGGTCAGGTTTCCCAAAGCCCGGAATTTAAAGGTAAGTCTTCTGCTGAATTCGAAAAGCTAATGAAAGAGCAGATGAAAGAAGCAATAGATCACTATGCACCCGCAGCCAAGCAGTATGATTTGAGCTATGATCCAAGAAAAGAAATCGTAGGTGATAACTATGATGATTATTCTGAAAAATCTTACGGAAACAACCATTATGAAGGAGCAGATGCAGAACACGGAACACACGTTGCCGGAATTATTGCAGGTCTTCCTCAGGGTAAAGAGATACAGTATGGAGTAGCTTCAAAAGTGGCTAAGATCATGTCCGTAAGAACAGTTCCGAATGGTGATGAAAGAGATAAAGATGTAGCTAATGCCATCAGATATGCTGTTGATAATGGAGCCAAAATTTTAAATATGAGCTTCGGTAAACCGGTATCTCCAGGGAAGAATGTAGTTTGGGATGCTTTCAAATATGCTGAAGATAAAGGAGTTCTTCTGGTAAAAGCAGCAGGTAACGAAAATGAAGACGTTGCTGAACACCTTGCTTTCCCTACGAATTTTAAAAATACGACAGATGAAAAACCATTTGTAAACAATGTATTGGTTGTAGGAGCAAGCACCAACAGAAATAATCAACTGAGAGCAGACTTCTCGAACTTTAACAAGAAAATGGTCAACGTTTTTGCGCCGGGTGAAGAGATTTATTCTACAGTTCCTAAAAACGAATACAAATACCTTCAGGGAACTTCTATGGCATCACCTGTCGTGGCAGGAGCAGCAGCCGTATTATTAGCTTATATGCCCAATCTTAAACCAGATCAGATCATTGAAGCCCTTGTAAAAAGCAGCAACCCAAGCGCAGAGAACAAATTTCCTGAATTTTCTCAGGCTGGAGGCGTAATAGATCTTCAGAAAGCTGCAGAATATGCTTATACTAATTTCTACAATGGTAATAAAACATCAGCTAATAAGAAGCCTGCGAAATCCATAAAAAAGGCTGTTAAAAAATAA
- a CDS encoding OmpA family protein, with protein sequence MKFTKTYIGALFLSSALLLTSCEAVQNSNHQQRGTAVGVASGAVIGGILGNNVGSGKNSALGAVLGGIIGGVAGNVIGNKMDKQAKQIKETLPGAEVERVGDGIKITMNESIVNFAFDSSNLTSIAQTNLDKLAQVLADNPDTNINIYGHTDSKGADAYNLSLSQRRADAVKAYLSGKGIASSRMFTKGEGEAMPVATNDTDEGRAKNRRVEFAITANEKMINDAKQGQ encoded by the coding sequence ATGAAATTTACTAAAACATATATAGGAGCATTATTCTTATCATCAGCATTATTATTAACAAGCTGTGAAGCCGTTCAGAATTCTAACCACCAGCAGAGAGGTACAGCAGTAGGTGTTGCATCAGGAGCTGTGATTGGGGGTATTTTAGGAAATAATGTAGGGAGTGGTAAAAACTCAGCTTTAGGAGCTGTGTTAGGAGGAATTATCGGTGGAGTTGCAGGTAATGTTATCGGTAACAAAATGGATAAGCAGGCTAAACAAATTAAAGAAACTTTACCTGGAGCTGAAGTAGAAAGAGTAGGAGATGGTATCAAAATTACTATGAATGAAAGCATTGTAAACTTTGCTTTTGACTCTTCTAATCTAACTTCAATTGCTCAGACCAACCTGGATAAATTAGCTCAGGTACTTGCTGATAACCCGGATACAAATATTAATATCTACGGTCATACAGACAGTAAAGGTGCAGATGCTTACAACTTATCTCTTTCCCAAAGAAGAGCTGATGCGGTAAAAGCATACCTATCAGGAAAAGGAATTGCATCAAGCAGAATGTTTACAAAAGGTGAAGGTGAAGCTATGCCGGTTGCTACCAACGATACAGACGAAGGAAGAGCTAAAAACAGAAGAGTAGAATTTGCTATTACAGCAAATGAAAAAATGATTAATGATGCCAAACAAGGGCAATAA
- the trxA gene encoding thioredoxin, giving the protein MALEITDSSFQETVLKSDKPVLVDFWAVWCGPCRTLGPIIEEVASDFEGKAVVGKVDVDNNQEISMQYGIRNIPTVLIFKNGEVVDKLVGVTPKEVIAEKLSAHL; this is encoded by the coding sequence ATGGCTTTAGAAATTACGGACAGCTCATTTCAGGAAACGGTTTTAAAATCAGATAAGCCGGTATTGGTTGACTTCTGGGCAGTATGGTGTGGACCATGCAGAACTTTAGGACCAATCATCGAAGAAGTAGCATCAGATTTTGAAGGAAAAGCGGTAGTAGGAAAAGTTGATGTAGACAACAATCAGGAAATTTCAATGCAGTATGGCATCAGAAATATCCCTACAGTTCTGATTTTTAAGAATGGTGAAGTGGTTGATAAATTGGTAGGCGTAACCCCAAAAGAGGTAATTGCTGAGAAATTAAGCGCTCACTTATAA
- a CDS encoding SDR family NAD(P)-dependent oxidoreductase — translation MIVLGSTSEVAQAFVEKALQEGEKFEKIYLFTSNKETTERFARHIDVKFLQQSEVIEIDLMKEIDYNKFDHVSSNVLFCAAGYLGDGTEEGLYDNRNTEKIININYSKLVPVMNYFAQKFESRRSGTIIGLSSVAGDRGRQSNFIYGSAKAAFTAYLSGLRNYLFDKKVHVLTIKPGFMATKMTEGLPLNPKLTATPKQAAACIYKAFKKQKNVAYVLPVWGIIMMIIRNVPEFIFKKLKL, via the coding sequence ATGATAGTTCTGGGAAGTACGTCTGAAGTGGCACAGGCTTTTGTGGAAAAGGCTCTTCAGGAAGGAGAAAAGTTTGAAAAAATATACCTTTTCACTTCAAATAAAGAAACTACCGAAAGATTTGCAAGGCATATTGATGTCAAATTTCTGCAGCAGTCCGAAGTTATCGAAATTGATCTTATGAAAGAGATTGATTATAATAAATTTGATCATGTCAGTTCAAATGTATTATTTTGTGCAGCAGGATATTTGGGCGACGGAACCGAGGAAGGTCTTTATGACAACAGGAACACAGAAAAGATTATCAACATCAATTATTCAAAGCTGGTTCCGGTAATGAACTATTTTGCGCAGAAGTTTGAAAGCAGGAGATCAGGAACCATCATTGGACTTTCATCGGTAGCAGGAGACAGGGGAAGACAGAGTAATTTTATTTATGGCAGTGCAAAAGCAGCTTTTACGGCCTATTTGAGCGGTCTTAGAAATTACCTTTTTGATAAAAAAGTACATGTGCTTACCATAAAACCTGGCTTCATGGCTACGAAAATGACGGAAGGACTGCCTTTGAATCCTAAACTGACAGCAACACCGAAACAGGCTGCTGCTTGTATTTATAAAGCGTTTAAAAAGCAAAAGAATGTGGCGTACGTTTTGCCAGTTTGGGGTATTATTATGATGATTATCAGGAATGTACCTGAATTTATATTTAAAAAGTTAAAGCTTTAA
- a CDS encoding lipocalin family protein, which yields MKKLLLAGMIGTSLFAVSCSSVKKAETSQNQRVEYLKLKGDWEIVSVDYEKGFKIKPFDEGADAQCFVGSHWRLIPNNYTGAYTLNGGGACPSLTRPIKFEVKDGNTFLFKKIAEGTKAKQNTVGYSLTITNQSTDQFSLVQSVPFDGSTVQVVYNFQRAGMK from the coding sequence ATGAAAAAGTTACTACTTGCAGGGATGATTGGAACATCACTTTTTGCAGTGTCTTGTTCCTCAGTAAAAAAAGCTGAAACGTCTCAAAACCAAAGAGTCGAATATTTGAAATTAAAAGGAGATTGGGAAATTGTAAGCGTCGATTATGAAAAAGGATTCAAAATTAAACCTTTTGATGAAGGAGCGGATGCTCAGTGTTTCGTAGGAAGCCATTGGAGATTAATTCCAAATAATTATACCGGTGCCTATACTTTAAATGGTGGTGGAGCTTGCCCAAGCCTTACTCGCCCTATCAAATTTGAAGTAAAAGATGGCAATACATTCTTATTCAAAAAAATAGCTGAAGGAACTAAAGCCAAGCAGAATACTGTAGGATATTCCCTAACGATTACCAACCAGTCTACAGATCAGTTCTCACTTGTACAGAGTGTTCCTTTCGATGGAAGCACAGTACAGGTTGTTTACAACTTCCAGAGAGCAGGAATGAAATAA
- the lepB gene encoding signal peptidase I — translation MNYFLTYTVYVLILSVLMGISTWKLFKKMGYSPLFAFIPFYNYFIILKETKHPKWWAILSYFPIVGPIMMSVFHIYLMKKFGKNLFQNQLLTVILPFIYMATVNYSKDVELEDENADDLFLTDEEKSLKKKDTFIGSITFAVVFATIIHVFVTQPFGIPTGSMERTLLVGDFLFVNKWSYGYRMPMRPVAIPFLQGTIMDTGQKGNPKDDPKSYVDGVKLPYTRIFQFSKPQKNDVVVFNYPRDSVHTAIDRKDPYVKRCVATAGDTFEMRAGRLFVNGKPETVLGDQEVQHRYIVNTGSQLDIPALYNTYGFLPVQEIQGEKGYIYAFQGLTDKTAKEIKTLPQVIDMKEDITPKGEAAVYYRDEAKTKIDTTQSIFPINKPWNQDWYGPVRIPKKGDVVAINTETLPMYQWIISQYEHNRLEKKDGKVLINGKEANQYTIQQDYYMMVGDNRDASLDARFFGFVPEENIVGKPMFTWMSLQGAFSDSSSTYQAPFKVRWDRMFKATNTGEANKTSYWWIAAMILILFFGWEYFMKLFGKKKAEDEI, via the coding sequence ATGAATTATTTTTTAACTTATACAGTATACGTTCTCATTTTATCAGTATTGATGGGGATTTCCACTTGGAAGTTGTTTAAAAAAATGGGGTACAGTCCCTTATTTGCATTTATACCTTTCTATAATTACTTTATTATTTTAAAGGAAACCAAGCATCCGAAATGGTGGGCAATCCTGTCTTATTTTCCAATAGTGGGACCTATCATGATGTCTGTTTTCCATATTTACTTAATGAAGAAATTTGGAAAAAACCTTTTCCAGAACCAGCTTCTTACAGTAATACTGCCCTTTATTTACATGGCAACTGTGAATTATTCTAAAGATGTGGAATTGGAAGATGAAAATGCGGATGACTTATTCCTGACAGACGAAGAGAAAAGCTTAAAAAAGAAAGATACATTCATTGGGTCCATTACTTTTGCAGTGGTTTTTGCAACGATTATTCACGTTTTTGTAACACAGCCGTTCGGAATTCCTACAGGATCCATGGAAAGAACACTTCTTGTGGGTGACTTCCTTTTCGTGAACAAATGGAGCTACGGATACAGAATGCCGATGCGTCCGGTCGCTATCCCATTCCTTCAGGGAACTATCATGGATACAGGACAGAAAGGAAATCCAAAAGATGATCCTAAATCATATGTAGACGGCGTGAAGCTTCCATATACCAGAATTTTTCAGTTCAGTAAACCACAGAAAAATGATGTGGTAGTATTCAACTATCCTCGTGATTCCGTGCATACAGCGATCGACAGAAAAGATCCTTATGTTAAAAGATGTGTAGCAACAGCTGGAGATACATTTGAAATGAGAGCCGGAAGACTTTTCGTCAACGGAAAACCGGAAACAGTTTTAGGCGATCAGGAAGTACAGCACAGATATATAGTAAATACGGGTAGTCAGCTTGATATTCCTGCATTGTATAATACATACGGATTCCTTCCGGTACAGGAAATTCAGGGTGAAAAGGGATATATTTATGCCTTCCAGGGATTGACTGATAAGACAGCTAAAGAAATCAAAACACTTCCTCAGGTCATTGATATGAAAGAGGATATCACTCCTAAAGGTGAAGCTGCAGTATATTACAGAGACGAAGCCAAAACAAAAATAGACACCACTCAGTCCATCTTCCCGATCAACAAACCTTGGAACCAGGATTGGTACGGACCGGTAAGGATTCCTAAAAAAGGAGATGTAGTGGCTATCAATACTGAAACACTTCCTATGTATCAATGGATTATTTCTCAGTATGAGCACAACAGGCTTGAGAAAAAAGATGGAAAGGTATTGATCAATGGAAAAGAAGCTAATCAGTATACCATCCAACAGGATTACTATATGATGGTAGGAGATAACAGAGATGCTTCATTGGATGCAAGATTCTTCGGTTTCGTTCCGGAAGAAAATATTGTAGGAAAGCCGATGTTTACATGGATGAGCCTTCAGGGAGCTTTCTCTGACAGCAGCTCTACTTATCAGGCTCCGTTCAAGGTTCGTTGGGATAGGATGTTCAAAGCAACCAATACAGGAGAGGCCAATAAAACCTCATACTGGTGGATTGCAGCCATGATCCTTATCCTCTTCTTCGGTTGGGAGTATTTCATGAAGTTATTCGGAAAGAAAAAAGCAGAAGACGAAATATAA
- a CDS encoding WbqC family protein — MNMTNVLLPVFYMPPISWFSVFLNPENEIIFEQFENFPKQTYRNRTNIYGANGKLSLIIPISHNGKREFKDTEISYREDWRSLHWKSIKTAYQSSPYFEYYEDKLVKIYDLKEKFLLDFNLKGLEIIQQILKTEKAQSLNEEYIKNPEGINFREKFSAKLPSEFIVEEYYQTFSDKLGFLKDLSILDLICNKGPESLTYIKSIK, encoded by the coding sequence ATGAATATGACGAATGTATTATTGCCGGTATTTTATATGCCCCCGATTTCATGGTTTTCAGTGTTTTTAAACCCTGAGAATGAGATTATATTTGAACAGTTTGAAAATTTTCCAAAGCAGACCTATAGAAACAGAACCAATATCTATGGTGCCAATGGGAAGCTTTCTTTGATTATTCCTATCAGCCATAACGGGAAAAGAGAGTTTAAAGATACTGAGATTTCCTACAGGGAAGACTGGAGAAGCCTTCATTGGAAATCTATAAAAACCGCCTATCAGAGTTCTCCTTACTTTGAATACTACGAAGATAAGTTGGTGAAAATATATGATCTGAAAGAGAAATTTCTTCTTGATTTTAATCTTAAAGGGTTGGAAATCATTCAGCAGATCCTTAAAACAGAAAAGGCACAGTCTTTGAATGAAGAATATATCAAAAATCCGGAAGGTATCAATTTCAGAGAAAAATTTTCTGCAAAACTTCCTTCTGAATTTATAGTGGAAGAGTATTACCAGACCTTCTCTGATAAATTGGGATTTTTAAAAGATTTATCGATTCTCGACCTTATCTGTAACAAAGGTCCTGAATCTCTGACTTATATAAAAAGTATTAAATAA
- a CDS encoding FAD-binding oxidoreductase — MKPNFTQKITNWGNFPVVEKEMRSEDSFKKIKEFVLSHNEVIARGNGRCYGDASLGETIFSTKKLNKFISFDRLNGIIECESGVLLSDILEIAVPQGYFLYVTPGTKFISVGGAIASDVHGKNHHAEGCFSEYVIEFKLMTEKGEIITCSREENQDKFWASIGGMGLTGIILTAKFKLKNIQSAYIRQESIKAENLDEIFRLFEESESWTYTVAWIDCLQKGKNLGRSILMRGEHAFQHELPHNLTKQPLRLKKKLQPIVPFYFPNFVLNALTVKIFNLLYYKKQAKKEVKSFIDYETFFYPLDAITDWNKIYGKSGFIQYQMVIPKEAGKEGMKMILETIAASGNGSFLAVLKLFGKNNPDAYNSFPFEGYTLALDFKVNSKLKKLVGKLDDIVQQFGGRIYLTKDSMSRSSLTNYLKNIQSSKFVSLQHKRIINNNS, encoded by the coding sequence ATGAAGCCGAATTTCACACAAAAAATTACCAACTGGGGCAATTTCCCGGTAGTAGAAAAAGAAATGAGATCTGAGGACAGCTTCAAAAAAATAAAGGAGTTTGTACTCAGTCATAACGAAGTTATTGCAAGAGGAAACGGAAGATGTTACGGTGATGCTTCCTTGGGAGAAACTATATTTTCTACCAAAAAACTTAATAAATTCATCAGTTTCGACCGTCTGAATGGAATTATAGAATGTGAATCAGGAGTTTTGCTTTCGGATATACTGGAAATTGCTGTGCCACAGGGATATTTCCTTTACGTAACTCCCGGTACGAAATTTATTTCTGTAGGAGGAGCAATTGCTTCCGATGTTCATGGTAAAAATCACCATGCAGAAGGTTGCTTTTCAGAATATGTCATTGAATTTAAGTTGATGACAGAAAAAGGAGAGATCATCACATGCTCCAGAGAAGAAAACCAGGATAAATTCTGGGCTTCCATTGGAGGAATGGGACTTACCGGAATTATTCTTACAGCGAAATTTAAACTTAAGAACATACAATCTGCCTATATTCGTCAGGAAAGCATCAAAGCAGAGAATCTGGATGAAATTTTCAGACTTTTTGAAGAAAGTGAAAGCTGGACGTACACCGTAGCATGGATTGATTGTCTTCAGAAAGGAAAGAATCTTGGCAGAAGTATTTTAATGAGAGGAGAACACGCTTTTCAGCATGAACTGCCCCATAATCTCACCAAACAGCCTTTAAGACTGAAGAAAAAACTGCAGCCCATTGTTCCGTTTTATTTTCCAAACTTTGTCCTGAATGCCTTAACGGTAAAGATCTTTAATCTTTTGTATTATAAAAAACAGGCAAAAAAAGAAGTTAAAAGTTTTATAGATTATGAAACTTTTTTCTATCCTCTGGACGCCATCACCGATTGGAATAAAATCTACGGAAAATCAGGTTTCATCCAGTATCAAATGGTGATTCCGAAAGAAGCAGGAAAAGAAGGCATGAAAATGATCCTTGAAACGATTGCAGCAAGCGGAAACGGTTCTTTTCTGGCCGTTTTAAAGCTTTTTGGGAAAAATAATCCTGATGCTTACAATTCATTTCCGTTTGAAGGGTATACCCTTGCTCTCGATTTTAAAGTCAATTCAAAACTGAAAAAACTGGTCGGGAAATTAGATGATATCGTGCAGCAGTTCGGAGGAAGGATCTATCTTACAAAAGACAGCATGAGCAGGTCGTCATTGACAAATTACCTTAAAAATATTCAAAGTTCAAAATTTGTGTCTTTACAGCACAAAAGAATCATAAACAACAATTCATAA
- a CDS encoding cysteine desulfurase family protein → MNKIYLDNAATTPLAEEVIDAMVSTMKMNFGNPSSTHSFGQEAKILIENVRRQVADYLHVTPAEIIFTSCGTESNNMIIKSSVEHLGVERIISSPLEHKCVSESILDMKNRKGVEVVYIRPNEKGDIDLNKLEELLKASDKKTLVSLMHANNEIGNIVDIKRIAALCKANNALYHSDTVKTMAHMEFDFSDIPVDFASCSAHKFHGPKGVGFAFIRKATGLRGIITGGPQERSLRAGTENVAGIVGLGKALELCINNMEAYAGHIKEIKKYAIEKLSAEVPNIKFNGRSGEMENSVDSVLSALLPYKDPLIGLQLDMKGIAISQGSACSSGASKPSMVMMMVLSEDEMDNCTPLRISFSHMTTKAEIDVLAEALAEISKGFAIEKTNVEHR, encoded by the coding sequence ATGAACAAAATATATTTAGATAACGCTGCCACAACACCTCTTGCTGAAGAAGTCATAGATGCAATGGTGAGTACCATGAAGATGAATTTCGGAAATCCTTCCTCTACCCACAGCTTTGGCCAGGAAGCAAAGATCCTTATTGAAAATGTAAGAAGACAGGTTGCAGATTATCTTCATGTAACTCCTGCGGAGATCATCTTTACTTCGTGTGGAACAGAATCAAACAATATGATTATCAAGTCCAGTGTAGAACACCTTGGAGTAGAAAGAATCATCAGTTCTCCGCTGGAACACAAGTGTGTTTCGGAGAGCATTTTAGATATGAAGAATAGAAAGGGAGTAGAAGTAGTCTATATTCGCCCTAATGAAAAAGGAGATATTGATCTTAATAAGCTGGAAGAGCTTTTAAAAGCTTCAGACAAAAAGACTTTAGTAAGCTTGATGCATGCTAATAATGAGATTGGAAATATTGTAGATATTAAAAGAATAGCAGCATTATGCAAAGCGAATAATGCTCTTTATCATTCAGATACGGTGAAAACCATGGCTCACATGGAGTTTGATTTTTCAGATATCCCTGTAGATTTTGCTTCTTGCAGTGCCCATAAATTCCATGGTCCGAAAGGAGTAGGTTTTGCTTTTATCAGAAAAGCAACTGGTTTGAGAGGAATTATTACCGGAGGGCCTCAGGAAAGAAGTCTGAGAGCTGGGACTGAAAATGTTGCCGGTATTGTTGGTTTAGGTAAGGCTTTAGAGCTTTGCATCAACAATATGGAGGCTTATGCCGGTCATATAAAAGAAATTAAAAAATATGCTATTGAAAAATTATCTGCAGAGGTTCCGAATATTAAATTCAATGGACGAAGCGGTGAGATGGAAAATAGTGTAGACAGCGTTTTAAGTGCATTACTTCCCTACAAAGATCCTTTGATCGGGCTTCAGCTGGATATGAAAGGGATTGCAATCTCTCAGGGGAGTGCATGTTCTTCAGGAGCATCAAAACCTTCAATGGTGATGATGATGGTACTTTCTGAAGATGAAATGGACAATTGTACTCCATTGCGTATATCATTCAGCCATATGACGACAAAAGCAGAAATAGACGTTCTGGCAGAAGCCTTAGCAGAAATTTCTAAAGGCTTTGCTATAGAAAAAACAAATGTTGAGCATAGATAG